The proteins below come from a single Loxodonta africana isolate mLoxAfr1 chromosome 20, mLoxAfr1.hap2, whole genome shotgun sequence genomic window:
- the CGGBP1 gene encoding CGG triplet repeat-binding protein 1, which translates to MERFVVTAPPARNRSKTALYVTPLDRVSEFGGELHEDGGKLFCTSCNVVLNHVRKSAISDHLKSKTHTKRKAEFEEQNVRKKQRPLTASLQCNSTAQTEKVSVIQDFVKMCLEANIPLEKADHPAVRAFLSRHVKNGGSIPKSDQLRRAYLPDGYENENQLLNSQDC; encoded by the coding sequence ATGGAACGATTTGTAGTAACAGCACCGCCTGCTCGAAACCGTTCTAAGACTGCTTTGTACGTGACTCCCCTGGATCGAGTCAGTGAGTTTGGAGGTGAGCTGCACGAAGATGGAGGAAAACTCTTCTGCACTTCTTGCAATGTGGTTCTGAATCATGTTCGCAAGTCTGCCATTAGTGACCACCTCAAGTCCAAGACTCATACCaagaggaaggcagaatttgAAGAGCAGAACGTGAGAAAGAAGCAGAGGCCCCTAACTGCATCTCTTCAGTGCAACAGTACTGCGCAAACAGAGAAAGTCAGTGTTATCCAGGACTTCGTGAAAATGTGCCTGGAAGCCAACATCCCACTTGAGAAGGCTGATCACCCTGCAGTCCGTGCTTTCCTGTCTCGCCATGTGAAGAATGGAGGCTCCATACCTAAGTCAGACCAGCTGAGGAGAGCATATCTGCCTGATGGGTATGAGAATGAGAATCAGCTCCTCAACTCACAAGATTGTTGA